In bacterium, the following are encoded in one genomic region:
- a CDS encoding sodium ion-translocating decarboxylase subunit beta, translating into MDGFFHFLSYSGFANLTIGHVVMLAVGLFFIYIAIKKDYEPLLLVPIGFGIILGNIPFLENVGLQIGIYEEGSVLNYLYYGVVKGIYPPLIFLGIGAMTDFSAMLSNPKLVLLGAAAQIGIFLTLLGALALGFDPLEAGAIGIIGGADGPTAIFIASKLAPHLIGAIAIAAYSYMGLVPIIQPPIMRLLTTKKERVIRMKPPRAVSRKEKIMFPIIGFIVTTFISPGALPLLGMLFFGNVLKESGVTKRLMETARNPLIDIVTILLGVTVGASTQATTFLNSQSILIFALGAGSFAVATACGVLFAKFMNLFLKEGNKINPLIGAAGVSAVPDSARVCHNIGLEYDKSNYLLMHAMGPNVAGVIGSAVAAGILISFLL; encoded by the coding sequence ATGGATGGATTTTTTCATTTCCTCTCATACAGTGGCTTCGCCAATCTGACCATCGGTCACGTGGTGATGCTGGCGGTGGGACTCTTTTTCATTTACATCGCCATCAAAAAAGACTATGAGCCCCTGCTGCTCGTCCCAATCGGTTTCGGTATCATTCTCGGCAACATTCCCTTTCTCGAAAATGTCGGTCTGCAGATCGGGATTTACGAAGAGGGGAGCGTGCTCAATTACCTTTACTATGGTGTCGTCAAGGGTATCTATCCTCCGCTCATTTTTCTCGGTATCGGGGCGATGACGGATTTTTCCGCCATGCTCTCCAACCCGAAGCTCGTACTGCTGGGTGCCGCCGCGCAGATCGGTATTTTCCTCACCCTGCTCGGGGCGCTTGCGCTCGGATTTGATCCGCTCGAAGCCGGTGCCATCGGCATTATTGGAGGAGCTGACGGTCCGACGGCAATTTTCATCGCCTCCAAGCTCGCGCCGCATCTGATCGGTGCCATCGCCATTGCTGCGTATTCGTATATGGGACTCGTCCCGATCATCCAGCCTCCCATCATGCGTCTGCTCACGACGAAAAAGGAACGCGTGATTCGCATGAAGCCGCCGCGCGCCGTTTCGCGCAAGGAAAAGATCATGTTTCCCATCATCGGTTTTATCGTCACGACGTTCATTTCTCCCGGAGCGCTGCCTCTGCTCGGTATGCTGTTCTTCGGGAACGTGCTCAAGGAGAGTGGCGTCACGAAGCGCCTGATGGAAACCGCGCGCAATCCGCTGATTGACATCGTCACCATTCTGCTCGGTGTCACCGTCGGCGCTTCCACGCAGGCGACGACCTTCCTCAACTCGCAGTCCATTCTCATTTTCGCGCTGGGGGCCGGATCGTTCGCCGTCGCCACGGCCTGCGGTGTGCTGTTCGCGAAATTCATGAATCTCTTCCTGAAGGAAGGCAACAAGATCAATCCCCTCATCGGTGCGGCCGGCGTTTCGGCGGTACCGGATTCCGCCCGTGTCTGTCATAACATCGGACTCGAATATGACAAGAGCAATTACCTGCTGATGCATGCAATGGGACCGAATGTCGCGGGCGTCATCGGATCGGCCGTTGCCGCAGGTATTCTCATCTCCTTCCTGCTCTGA
- a CDS encoding biotin/lipoyl-binding protein, protein MDSNRKFTMKIHGNDYAVEIKKVDEGVASVDVNGTVYEVQYEAERRVSKTPTLVRKPVYHTESERPRKTSAPDAAKGTLIKAPLPGVILEIKVKEGDTVKAGDVLMVMEAMKMENNIAAPGDGTVSALKVAKGDNVLEGDPLVEIGG, encoded by the coding sequence ATGGATTCCAATCGCAAATTCACCATGAAGATTCACGGCAATGACTACGCCGTGGAGATAAAAAAAGTCGATGAAGGTGTCGCGTCCGTTGACGTCAATGGCACCGTGTACGAAGTGCAGTACGAGGCGGAGCGTCGCGTGAGCAAGACGCCGACACTGGTCCGCAAACCAGTGTACCACACCGAATCGGAGCGTCCGCGCAAAACGTCCGCACCCGATGCCGCCAAGGGCACACTCATCAAAGCGCCTCTGCCGGGTGTCATTCTCGAGATCAAGGTCAAGGAAGGCGACACCGTCAAAGCGGGTGACGTCCTCATGGTCATGGAAGCCATGAAGATGGAAAACAATATCGCGGCGCCCGGTGACGGCACCGTGTCTGCACTCAAGGTCGCGAAAGGCGACAACGTGCTTGAAGGCGACCCGCTGGTCGAAATCGGAGGGTAG
- a CDS encoding OadG family protein, with product MPAQNALSAAMAPQVSDTLVQASDTLVQAGDTLTSWGRTGMDSILAGDGIMIAIVGVIVVFISLTIISLLIRFLKVIASRKKRTPEASKEVPVRNGVSGEVVAAIATALEQHLFELHDEERTIITIKKISRPYSPWSSKLYGMTPSPFTQKSKR from the coding sequence ATGCCGGCACAGAATGCACTCAGCGCTGCGATGGCGCCACAGGTCAGCGATACACTTGTCCAGGCCAGTGATACACTGGTCCAGGCCGGTGATACGCTGACATCGTGGGGCCGCACGGGAATGGACAGCATTCTCGCCGGGGATGGCATCATGATTGCCATCGTCGGTGTGATCGTGGTCTTTATTTCCCTGACCATCATCTCTCTCCTGATACGCTTCCTCAAAGTCATTGCATCAAGGAAAAAACGCACACCTGAAGCATCGAAGGAGGTGCCTGTGCGGAACGGCGTTTCCGGCGAAGTTGTCGCCGCCATCGCTACGGCACTTGAGCAACACCTCTTTGAACTGCATGACGAAGAACGCACCATCATCACGATAAAGAAGATCTCACGCCCGTACTCTCCGTGGAGTTCGAAACTGTACGGCATGACACCTTCCCCTTTCACACAGAAATCCAAACGCTGA
- a CDS encoding NADH-dependent flavin oxidoreductase — protein sequence MQYPTLFDRLSFRSGLEIRNRLIMAPMTTWSSHDDGMIHDDELAYLRLRSAGPGMVMTAACYVQRMGKAFEGQWGCDDDDKLPSLRAAADTIREAGASPVLQIHHGGRMCPASLLPGQPVSASAEPAERPGADRPRPMTEEEILATIAAFADATRRAIAAGYDGVEIHGANTYLLQQFFSPHSNRRHDGWGGTLEKRMRFPLAVAEAVLMAAGEAQRPFAVGYRISPEEIEEPGIRLEDTLELVDRLADLPMDWLHVSVRSYVAGSLCSNDTQRPTRCIIDRVNGRMPVIGVGLVYHPDDAVFMLKDGCAAVALGRILLMDPQWVEKVETGRSEEIRMTLPRTGGAEALTLPVPLYHKLLARQGWLPVEEEQEQRS from the coding sequence ATGCAGTATCCCACACTGTTCGACCGGCTCAGTTTCCGGTCCGGTCTTGAAATCCGCAATCGTCTCATCATGGCGCCGATGACAACCTGGTCGTCGCATGACGATGGCATGATTCATGACGATGAGCTTGCGTACCTGCGTCTGCGTTCGGCGGGACCCGGCATGGTCATGACTGCCGCCTGCTATGTGCAGCGCATGGGCAAGGCGTTTGAAGGACAGTGGGGCTGCGATGACGACGACAAGCTGCCGTCGCTGCGTGCCGCCGCAGATACCATCCGCGAAGCGGGGGCGAGCCCCGTACTGCAGATTCATCACGGGGGACGCATGTGTCCCGCGTCGCTGCTTCCCGGACAGCCTGTCTCCGCTTCCGCCGAACCGGCGGAGCGTCCGGGCGCCGACCGCCCGCGTCCCATGACCGAGGAGGAAATCCTCGCGACCATCGCAGCCTTCGCCGATGCCACCCGCCGCGCGATCGCCGCCGGGTATGACGGCGTGGAAATCCACGGCGCCAATACTTACCTGCTGCAGCAGTTTTTCTCCCCGCATTCCAACAGACGCCATGACGGTTGGGGCGGTACGCTGGAAAAGCGCATGCGCTTTCCGCTCGCCGTCGCCGAGGCCGTGCTCATGGCAGCAGGTGAGGCGCAGCGTCCCTTCGCCGTAGGATATCGCATCTCGCCTGAGGAGATAGAGGAACCGGGCATCCGCCTTGAAGACACTCTCGAACTCGTCGACCGGCTGGCGGACCTGCCGATGGACTGGTTGCACGTTTCGGTGCGCAGCTATGTCGCGGGCTCGCTCTGTTCGAACGACACCCAACGTCCCACCCGCTGTATCATTGATCGCGTCAATGGTCGCATGCCGGTGATCGGCGTGGGACTCGTCTACCACCCGGACGACGCCGTATTTATGCTGAAGGACGGTTGCGCCGCTGTTGCGCTCGGACGCATTCTGCTCATGGATCCGCAGTGGGTTGAGAAAGTGGAGACCGGGCGGAGCGAGGAAATCCGCATGACACTGCCGCGCACGGGAGGTGCGGAGGCGCTCACACTCCCTGTACCGCTTTACCACAAGCTTCTCGCCCGCCAGGGCTGGCTGCCCGTCGAGGAAGAACAGGAGCAGCGGTCATGA
- a CDS encoding CBS domain-containing protein, translated as MKLRDIVKAKGSTVFSIHPEKSVKDAIHMLIQYNIGSLLVVDGARPVGIFTERDSLRVCAVQAERLAEVLVSDAMTTNLIIGQLDDEVEEVMSIMTEKRIRHLPVMEDDHVAGMISIGDLVKSEHDEKDVTIHYLKDYITGNDMR; from the coding sequence ATGAAACTCAGAGATATTGTGAAGGCCAAGGGATCAACCGTGTTCAGCATACATCCGGAGAAATCCGTCAAGGATGCGATACATATGCTCATACAGTACAACATCGGTTCACTGCTCGTGGTCGACGGAGCTCGTCCCGTTGGGATTTTTACGGAACGTGATTCCCTGCGTGTCTGTGCCGTGCAGGCCGAGCGCCTTGCTGAAGTACTCGTCAGTGATGCCATGACAACAAACCTCATCATCGGGCAGCTTGATGATGAAGTCGAGGAGGTAATGAGCATCATGACGGAAAAACGAATCCGCCACCTCCCGGTGATGGAAGACGATCATGTCGCAGGAATGATATCCATCGGTGACCTCGTCAAATCGGAACACGACGAAAAGGATGTCACCATCCATTACCTGAAAGATTATATCACGGGAAATGATATGCGCTGA
- a CDS encoding acyl-CoA carboxylase subunit beta, protein MAIEDKIKELLEKREQARMGGGEKRIESQHAKGKLTARERLELLLDDGSFEEFDMFVSHRCIDFGLENEAYLSDGVVTGYGTIDGRLVYVFSQDFTVFGGSLSEMYARKICKIMDMAMKAGAPVIGLNDSGGARIQEGVKSLGGYADIFERNILSSGVIPQISGVFGPCAGGAVYSPAITDFILMTRETSYMFVTGPKVVKSVTNEEVTTEQLGGASIHTTKSGVAHFACENDEEQISLIRKLFSFIPQNNMEETPRLESNDPIDRLEDALNYIIPDNPNKPYDIKDVIHAVVDNGEFLEVQRHYAPNLMVGFARFDGQSVGIVANQPSYLAGVLDINCSKKGARFIRFCDAFNIPIVTLVDVPGFLPGTAQEYGGIITNGAKLLFAYGEATVPKVTIILRKAYGGAYDVMGSKHLRGDLNYAWPTAEIAVMGPRGAIEVLYGRELSKKDSEARGQFISMMEDEYRKKFATPYVAAKYGYIDDVIEPRNTRFRIIRALQSLSTKRDSLPMKKHSNIPM, encoded by the coding sequence ATGGCAATCGAAGACAAGATCAAGGAACTCCTCGAGAAGCGAGAGCAGGCCCGTATGGGCGGTGGAGAAAAGCGCATCGAGTCGCAGCACGCCAAGGGCAAGCTGACCGCGCGCGAGCGGCTCGAGCTTCTGCTCGATGACGGCAGTTTCGAGGAATTCGACATGTTTGTCAGCCATCGCTGCATTGATTTCGGTCTCGAAAACGAGGCCTATCTTTCTGACGGCGTGGTGACGGGATACGGCACGATTGACGGCCGGCTCGTCTATGTATTTTCCCAGGATTTTACGGTATTCGGCGGATCGCTTTCCGAGATGTATGCGCGGAAGATCTGCAAGATCATGGACATGGCAATGAAGGCGGGTGCCCCCGTCATCGGACTCAACGATTCAGGTGGGGCGCGTATTCAGGAGGGTGTCAAGAGCCTCGGCGGTTACGCCGACATTTTTGAGCGCAACATTCTTTCCTCCGGTGTGATCCCGCAGATCTCCGGGGTGTTCGGTCCCTGTGCCGGCGGTGCGGTGTATTCTCCGGCCATCACGGACTTCATCCTCATGACGCGGGAAACGAGCTACATGTTCGTGACGGGACCGAAGGTCGTCAAATCCGTGACCAACGAGGAAGTCACCACCGAGCAGCTCGGCGGTGCGAGCATACACACCACGAAATCCGGTGTGGCACACTTCGCCTGCGAAAACGACGAGGAACAGATCTCGCTCATCCGTAAACTCTTCAGCTTCATTCCGCAGAACAATATGGAAGAGACGCCGCGGCTGGAGAGCAATGACCCGATCGACAGGCTGGAGGATGCACTCAACTATATTATTCCCGATAACCCGAACAAGCCATATGACATCAAGGATGTGATTCATGCGGTGGTGGACAACGGGGAATTTCTGGAAGTGCAGCGGCATTATGCGCCGAATCTCATGGTGGGCTTTGCCCGTTTCGACGGTCAGTCGGTGGGTATCGTCGCCAATCAGCCCAGCTATCTTGCGGGTGTGCTCGATATCAACTGTTCAAAAAAGGGTGCGCGTTTCATTCGCTTCTGCGACGCGTTCAATATCCCTATCGTCACACTCGTCGACGTCCCCGGTTTTCTCCCCGGCACGGCGCAGGAATACGGCGGCATCATCACCAACGGTGCGAAGCTGCTTTTCGCGTACGGCGAAGCCACGGTGCCGAAAGTCACCATCATCCTGCGCAAAGCCTACGGTGGTGCCTACGACGTGATGGGCTCCAAGCATCTGCGCGGTGATCTGAACTACGCCTGGCCAACAGCGGAGATTGCCGTCATGGGTCCCCGGGGCGCCATCGAGGTGCTGTACGGCAGGGAGCTGTCGAAAAAAGACTCCGAAGCGCGCGGACAATTCATTTCCATGATGGAGGATGAGTACCGCAAGAAATTCGCGACGCCGTATGTGGCCGCGAAGTACGGGTACATCGATGATGTCATCGAGCCGCGCAATACGCGTTTCCGCATCATCCGCGCTCTGCAGAGTCTGAGTACAAAGCGGGATTCGCTCCCGATGAAAAAACACAGCAATATTCCGATGTAG
- a CDS encoding glycosyltransferase, translating into MKNVLVVTYYFPPSGGPGVQRVLKFCTYLLQYGWRPIILTVKDADYPARDESLLNEIPAEAVVYRTPIFEPYTFYRAFTGKKSGTPVDVNTIPKPGEKRSLKEGLAEFVRATFFIPDARMGWIRPGVKQGLEIIEKHNIQAIYSSSPPYSCSMIARNLKRKTGLPWIAGFRDPWRGFLSAPNRWWLPDMIDRAYERSVFSECDRMEVAWEGIAKDFAGKYPDISLDKVYHLPNGFDSADFPSVEVVEKDRFVVTYTGSMYGKRNPETFFAAVARLVESGKVKTGDIRLQFIGRFGAEVRAMFEHPQLGDSILVHDYMPHADSVRHLFQSDALLMVVDDFKGNEEIVPGKVYEYMGSGKPIITLAPVGAVTRVIEETRSGRSARSNDIDAIAAIFLDYYTQWKEDRLGTEQDHARIKTFERRAVTQRLAALLDEVSTQPDTRG; encoded by the coding sequence ATGAAAAACGTCCTGGTGGTGACGTACTATTTCCCGCCTTCGGGGGGACCCGGTGTGCAGCGTGTTCTCAAGTTCTGCACCTACCTCCTGCAATACGGGTGGCGCCCGATCATCCTCACGGTGAAGGATGCCGATTACCCCGCACGCGACGAATCGCTGCTCAATGAAATTCCCGCAGAAGCGGTTGTATACCGCACGCCCATTTTCGAGCCGTATACATTCTACCGTGCATTCACGGGCAAAAAGAGCGGGACGCCGGTGGATGTCAACACCATCCCCAAACCGGGAGAGAAACGTTCACTCAAGGAGGGACTCGCGGAATTCGTCCGTGCCACCTTTTTCATCCCGGACGCCCGCATGGGATGGATTCGTCCCGGCGTGAAGCAGGGATTGGAAATCATCGAGAAGCACAATATCCAGGCCATCTACTCATCCTCTCCCCCGTACAGCTGTTCGATGATCGCTCGCAATCTGAAGCGAAAAACCGGATTGCCCTGGATCGCGGGCTTCCGTGATCCCTGGCGCGGCTTCCTTTCCGCCCCGAATCGCTGGTGGCTGCCCGACATGATTGACCGCGCCTACGAGCGATCCGTTTTCTCGGAATGTGATCGCATGGAAGTCGCCTGGGAAGGCATCGCGAAAGACTTTGCCGGGAAATACCCGGACATCAGCCTGGACAAAGTGTATCATCTGCCGAATGGTTTCGACAGTGCGGATTTCCCTTCGGTCGAGGTAGTGGAGAAAGATCGATTTGTCGTCACTTACACCGGGTCGATGTATGGCAAGCGTAATCCGGAAACGTTTTTCGCCGCGGTGGCGCGTCTGGTTGAAAGCGGAAAAGTGAAAACCGGGGACATTCGACTGCAGTTTATCGGGCGCTTCGGTGCCGAAGTACGCGCGATGTTCGAGCACCCGCAACTCGGCGACAGCATCCTTGTACATGACTACATGCCGCATGCCGACAGTGTGCGCCATCTCTTCCAGAGCGACGCCCTGCTCATGGTGGTTGACGATTTCAAGGGAAATGAGGAAATCGTCCCGGGCAAAGTCTACGAGTATATGGGATCAGGCAAGCCCATCATCACCCTCGCCCCGGTAGGCGCCGTCACGCGCGTCATCGAAGAGACGCGCTCGGGCCGCAGTGCGCGCTCGAATGACATCGATGCGATCGCCGCGATTTTCCTCGACTACTACACGCAGTGGAAAGAAGACCGGCTCGGTACGGAACAGGACCACGCCCGTATCAAAACCTTCGAACGCCGAGCGGTAACGCAGCGCCTCGCGGCGCTTCTCGATGAAGTCAGCACGCAGCCGGACACACGCGGCTGA
- a CDS encoding sodium:solute symporter family protein: protein MYTYIIVILAYLIALTVYNFIQSRKVKTHDDMMVAGRSLGVTKMVFTLVCTWIGSGTFIAGAEYAYRAGWSAIWMSAGAWVGIAIIYFLAAKIRTFGQYTIGDILEERYGKFARLFGAIVLIIAFTTIVSYQFRAGGYILNVITDGAVSVELGQALAAGFVILFTAIGGMVAVAHTDLPNGIIIVLACLVSVPFVVATAGGWDAPAQILPAAHMQLISPEFGEFPFLKAFSYFLATMFLLLGIQSMYQKFYSAKTPADAKKAVILWIIGTMVVETVVIVIAIYAASYFWDNTTIDPAAVVLYAAREMVPEPVGVLLLAAAVVVVISTGMNYLLSPSTNIIRDIYSRFIRPDAPESNMVALQKVFIVILGVVAFMMIFIPTVLEWEISVLKYAYFAYTMYGVAITPALFAALSWKRATKQGGITSIVSGAFVAILFDFIIPYVAPQVMVGEDAWGIPSIYPALLASIGMLIIVSLLTPKPDPSVLAKLFPDVAS from the coding sequence ATGTACACGTATATTATTGTCATCCTCGCCTACCTGATAGCGCTCACCGTTTACAATTTTATCCAGTCCCGCAAGGTCAAGACACATGACGACATGATGGTCGCCGGGCGCAGCCTCGGTGTCACGAAAATGGTCTTTACGCTCGTCTGTACCTGGATCGGCTCCGGGACCTTTATCGCAGGAGCGGAGTACGCCTATCGCGCAGGCTGGAGTGCCATCTGGATGTCCGCAGGCGCCTGGGTGGGTATCGCGATTATTTATTTTCTCGCGGCAAAGATCCGCACGTTCGGACAGTACACCATCGGCGATATTCTCGAGGAACGGTACGGCAAGTTTGCACGCCTCTTTGGTGCCATTGTTCTCATCATCGCATTCACCACCATCGTTTCCTACCAGTTCCGTGCCGGGGGATATATCCTCAACGTCATCACCGACGGCGCTGTCAGCGTAGAACTGGGACAGGCACTCGCCGCAGGATTTGTCATCCTCTTTACCGCTATCGGCGGCATGGTCGCTGTGGCACATACGGATTTGCCCAACGGCATCATCATCGTGCTGGCCTGTCTGGTCTCGGTACCCTTCGTGGTTGCCACTGCAGGTGGCTGGGACGCCCCGGCGCAGATACTCCCCGCAGCACACATGCAGCTGATTTCGCCTGAGTTCGGCGAATTCCCCTTCCTGAAAGCCTTCAGCTATTTCCTCGCGACGATGTTCCTGCTGCTCGGTATTCAGAGCATGTATCAGAAATTCTACAGTGCTAAGACTCCGGCCGATGCGAAAAAAGCGGTGATCCTGTGGATCATCGGTACCATGGTCGTCGAGACCGTCGTTATCGTGATTGCCATCTATGCCGCGAGTTACTTCTGGGATAATACCACGATCGATCCGGCGGCCGTCGTCTTGTATGCGGCCCGCGAGATGGTGCCCGAACCGGTTGGTGTGCTTCTCCTGGCAGCCGCTGTCGTCGTTGTGATTTCCACAGGAATGAACTATCTGCTCAGTCCTTCGACCAACATTATCCGCGACATCTACAGCCGCTTCATTCGTCCCGACGCGCCCGAATCGAACATGGTGGCGCTGCAGAAAGTGTTCATCGTCATTCTCGGCGTCGTGGCCTTCATGATGATTTTCATTCCCACAGTGTTGGAATGGGAAATCTCGGTGCTCAAGTATGCGTATTTCGCCTACACGATGTACGGCGTCGCCATCACACCGGCACTGTTCGCCGCGCTCTCATGGAAGCGTGCGACTAAGCAGGGCGGTATCACAAGCATTGTCTCCGGCGCATTCGTCGCCATCCTGTTCGATTTCATCATTCCGTACGTGGCACCGCAGGTCATGGTCGGCGAAGATGCCTGGGGTATCCCGAGCATCTATCCCGCATTGCTGGCCTCCATCGGCATGCTGATCATCGTGAGCCTGCTTACGCCGAAGCCCGATCCTTCGGTGCTGGCCAAGCTCTTTCCGGATGTCGCGTCGTAA
- a CDS encoding M24 family metallopeptidase, producing the protein MDLHAIQSALREAGVDGWLFYDFHNRDAIAARILNMDTSRFASRRWFYFIPANGEPQKLVHRIEPWRCDHLPGEKNVYLPWTQLQEMLRTMLGDAKTIAMQYSPNNNIPYVSIVDAGTIELIRSFGVEVVSSGDLVGMFEAHLSMQDWESHKIAGEIMQMVKDETFKEVARRIKAGESPREVEIQNFMHNLMRENGMTWEDGPIVAINEHAADPHFEPTEENSFGMKEGDLLLLDLWAKKDEPGGIYYDITWMGFIGTEVPERIENIFAVARDARNTGLKMVQDRYAAGEQVAGWEVDDAVRKVIVDAGYGEYFVHRTGHNIGLEVHGNGGHIDNLETKDERLILRGTCFSIEPGIYMEHEKIGFRTEIDVFVTDEGAVEVTGAMQDKVIPIMTLV; encoded by the coding sequence ATGGACCTGCACGCGATTCAATCCGCACTCCGAGAAGCCGGCGTGGATGGCTGGCTGTTTTACGATTTTCACAACCGCGACGCCATCGCCGCGCGCATTTTGAACATGGACACCAGCCGCTTCGCCTCGCGCCGCTGGTTCTATTTCATCCCGGCAAACGGCGAACCGCAGAAACTCGTGCATCGCATCGAGCCCTGGCGCTGTGACCATCTGCCGGGCGAGAAAAACGTGTACCTGCCGTGGACGCAGCTGCAGGAGATGCTTCGCACGATGCTCGGTGATGCGAAAACCATCGCGATGCAGTATTCCCCGAATAACAATATTCCCTACGTCTCCATTGTCGACGCGGGCACGATCGAACTTATCCGCAGCTTCGGCGTGGAGGTTGTCTCCAGCGGCGACCTGGTCGGGATGTTCGAGGCGCACCTGTCGATGCAGGACTGGGAAAGCCACAAAATTGCCGGCGAAATCATGCAGATGGTCAAGGACGAGACCTTCAAGGAAGTCGCACGCCGCATCAAGGCCGGGGAAAGTCCGCGCGAAGTGGAAATCCAGAACTTCATGCACAATCTCATGCGCGAAAACGGCATGACCTGGGAGGATGGTCCCATCGTCGCCATCAACGAACATGCCGCGGATCCGCATTTCGAACCGACCGAAGAAAACAGTTTCGGTATGAAGGAAGGCGATCTGCTCCTGCTCGACCTCTGGGCGAAGAAGGACGAACCGGGCGGTATCTACTATGACATCACATGGATGGGCTTTATCGGGACGGAAGTGCCCGAGCGCATTGAGAACATCTTCGCCGTTGCGCGTGATGCACGGAACACCGGACTGAAAATGGTACAGGACCGTTACGCCGCCGGCGAGCAGGTCGCAGGCTGGGAAGTGGATGATGCCGTGCGCAAGGTGATCGTCGATGCAGGGTACGGCGAGTATTTCGTCCATCGTACGGGCCACAACATCGGCCTCGAGGTGCATGGGAATGGGGGACATATCGACAACCTGGAGACGAAAGACGAACGCCTCATTCTCCGCGGGACCTGTTTCAGCATCGAACCCGGAATCTACATGGAACATGAAAAGATCGGTTTCCGCACGGAGATCGATGTGTTCGTGACAGACGAGGGGGCCGTCGAAGTCACCGGCGCCATGCAGGACAAGGTCATTCCCATTATGACGCTCGTATAA
- a CDS encoding flippase-like domain-containing protein has translation MKRQRLVSILKVTITFLIVAFSIYFSIWKVDFGELARSFRTANYWYALLIVIPIVLSHLTRAWRWKVILEYIHPKVRMGNLFGGVMIGYFMNNLIPRSGEFMRPWFTDQEEESTTYSSLLGSIIVERFIDTVALLLLIASIMFFDDHMFDGFEEIGVRADVIRPILYMAIMLGIVFIVIAPSQAGLWMAETFTSPLRWAADRFGIAKLGSLRDGILDLFRKLQLGFGAIKSIRQLLIVIVQTAVMYFLYMIPLYMMFFAFDSGSNPEVSLFAALEIWAITALGYAVAPTPGAFGVFHVTARIALMKFVNFTEADAVAYATLTHFVNYLVPIILGIYYLTTRGLSFSTLVRARSES, from the coding sequence ATGAAGAGGCAGCGTCTCGTTTCCATCCTCAAAGTGACGATCACCTTTCTGATCGTCGCGTTCTCGATTTATTTCTCCATCTGGAAAGTGGATTTCGGGGAGCTGGCCCGCAGTTTTCGCACCGCGAATTACTGGTACGCCCTGCTCATCGTCATTCCCATTGTCCTGTCGCACCTGACCAGAGCCTGGCGCTGGAAAGTGATTCTGGAGTACATTCACCCGAAGGTGCGCATGGGGAATCTTTTCGGTGGCGTGATGATCGGGTACTTCATGAACAACCTCATCCCGCGCAGCGGCGAGTTCATGCGTCCCTGGTTCACGGATCAGGAAGAGGAAAGCACGACGTACAGTTCGCTGCTGGGCAGCATCATTGTCGAACGTTTCATTGATACTGTCGCGCTGCTGCTGCTGATCGCAAGCATCATGTTCTTTGACGACCACATGTTCGACGGCTTCGAGGAGATCGGCGTGCGCGCCGACGTCATTCGCCCCATCCTCTATATGGCCATCATGCTCGGTATCGTCTTCATTGTGATCGCACCGAGCCAGGCGGGACTCTGGATGGCTGAAACGTTCACATCGCCCCTGCGCTGGGCGGCCGATCGATTCGGGATTGCGAAACTGGGTTCACTGCGGGACGGCATTCTCGACCTGTTCCGCAAACTGCAGCTCGGTTTCGGCGCGATCAAATCGATACGCCAACTGCTTATCGTCATCGTTCAGACCGCGGTCATGTATTTCCTCTACATGATCCCGCTGTACATGATGTTTTTTGCATTCGACAGCGGGTCCAACCCGGAAGTCAGTCTCTTCGCCGCCCTCGAAATCTGGGCCATCACCGCACTCGGGTATGCCGTTGCTCCCACACCGGGCGCCTTCGGCGTCTTCCACGTCACCGCACGCATCGCACTGATGAAATTCGTGAATTTCACCGAGGCCGATGCCGTGGCCTACGCCACGCTCACACATTTTGTCAACTACCTCGTGCCGATTATCCTGGGCATTTATTATCTCACCACGCGGGGACTCTCCTTCTCCACGCTGGTACGCGCACGAAGCGAAAGTTAG